A DNA window from Rhizobium sp. NLR16a contains the following coding sequences:
- a CDS encoding thiamine phosphate synthase — protein sequence MKLDPFYLIVDSAEWVERLVPLGVKLVQLRIKDCPDSVLREQIRRSKAACAAAGCQLVVNDHWKLAIDEGCDFIHLGQEDLMAADRNAIRRAGMKLGLSTHDISELETALAAEPDYVALGPVWPTILKAMKWAPQGVERLADWRQRVGMIPLVAIGGITAERAPLVLEKGAHSAAVVTDITRNPDPEARTLQWLAATAPWRRA from the coding sequence ATGAAGCTCGATCCCTTCTATCTCATCGTCGACAGCGCCGAATGGGTCGAGCGTCTCGTGCCACTCGGCGTCAAACTCGTCCAGCTGCGCATCAAGGATTGCCCGGACTCCGTGCTTCGCGAGCAGATCCGGCGTTCGAAGGCTGCCTGCGCGGCCGCGGGTTGCCAGTTGGTCGTCAATGACCACTGGAAGCTGGCGATCGATGAAGGATGCGATTTCATTCATCTCGGGCAGGAAGATCTGATGGCCGCTGATAGAAATGCCATTCGTCGCGCCGGCATGAAGCTCGGCCTTTCCACCCACGACATATCGGAGCTGGAGACGGCGCTGGCGGCCGAGCCGGATTATGTTGCGCTCGGGCCGGTCTGGCCCACGATCCTCAAGGCGATGAAATGGGCGCCGCAAGGCGTCGAACGCCTTGCTGACTGGCGACAGCGCGTCGGGATGATTCCGCTTGTCGCGATTGGCGGGATCACCGCCGAACGGGCGCCGCTGGTATTGGAAAAGGGCGCCCACAGTGCCGCCGTGGTCACCGATATTACCCGCAACCCGGATCCCGAGGCCCGCACGCTGCAGTGGCTGGCCGCGACCGCGCCATGGCGGCGCGCATGA
- a CDS encoding thiazole synthase produces the protein MLKLYDVEVRSRLLLGTARYPSPAVLAEAVKRSKTEIVTVSLRREAVGGKAGGAFFDLIRELGVRVLPNTAGCHSVQEAVLTAKMARDVFRTDWIKLEVIGHHDTLQPDVFGLVEAARILTGEGFQVFPYTTDDLVVAERLLEAGCRVLMPWCAPIGSAQGPLNPMALRSFRAHFPDVPLIIDAGIGRPSHAATVMEYGYDAVLLNTAVAGAGDPASIAEAFALAIDAGRLAHGAIPLEPRDVAFPSTPVIGKAVFS, from the coding sequence ATGCTGAAACTTTATGATGTTGAAGTCCGCTCCCGACTGCTACTCGGGACCGCCCGCTATCCGTCTCCAGCTGTCCTTGCAGAAGCGGTCAAGCGCTCGAAGACCGAGATCGTCACCGTTTCGCTTCGCCGCGAAGCCGTCGGCGGCAAAGCGGGCGGCGCCTTCTTCGATCTGATCCGCGAACTTGGCGTGCGCGTGCTGCCGAATACGGCCGGATGCCACAGCGTGCAGGAGGCCGTGCTGACGGCGAAAATGGCGCGCGACGTCTTCCGCACCGACTGGATCAAGCTCGAAGTCATCGGACATCACGATACGCTGCAGCCTGACGTCTTCGGCCTTGTCGAGGCGGCCCGCATCCTCACTGGCGAGGGCTTTCAGGTCTTCCCCTACACGACCGACGACCTTGTCGTCGCGGAAAGGCTGCTGGAAGCCGGCTGCCGCGTGCTGATGCCCTGGTGCGCGCCGATCGGGTCCGCTCAGGGGCCGCTGAACCCGATGGCGCTGCGATCGTTCCGGGCGCACTTTCCGGATGTGCCGCTGATCATCGATGCCGGCATCGGCCGCCCGTCTCATGCCGCCACCGTCATGGAATATGGTTATGATGCCGTCCTTCTCAACACCGCCGTTGCCGGCGCAGGCGATCCCGCCAGCATTGCCGAGGCCTTCGCGCTTGCCATCGATGCCGGCCGCCTGGCGCATGGAGCCATACCGCTGGAGCCACGCGACGTCGCCTTCCCATCCACGCCCGTCATCGGCAAGGCCGTCTTCTCATGA
- the thiS gene encoding sulfur carrier protein ThiS — MTFIINGEEQEVAAATLADLLLALDYEGEWLATAVNGELVHREDRADFRLGERDRIEILSPMQGG; from the coding sequence ATGACCTTCATCATCAATGGTGAGGAACAGGAGGTCGCGGCCGCGACGCTCGCAGATCTTCTCCTCGCTCTCGACTACGAAGGCGAATGGCTGGCAACCGCAGTCAACGGCGAGCTGGTGCACCGCGAGGACCGCGCCGATTTCAGGCTCGGCGAACGCGACCGCATCGAAATTCTCTCACCCATGCAAGGAGGCTGA
- the thiO gene encoding glycine oxidase ThiO yields MHILVKGAGVAGLTVAWQLYRHGFRVSVADQADRIGAGASGFAGGMLAPWCERESAEEPVLALGRLAADWWEAALPGHINRRGTLVVAAGRDAGELDRFCRRTSGWEWLDEQAIAALEPDLAGRFRRALFFPQEAHLDPRQALAGLAAGLEEARMRLTFGTTGDADLAHYDRVIDCTGAAQIGLLPGLRGVRGEMLCVETNEVTLSRPVRLLHPRYPIYIVPRERNRFMIGATMIESDDTGPITARSLMELLNAAYTLNPAFGEARVTETGAGVRPAYPDNLPRVTQEGRTVHVNGLYRHGFLLAPAMAGEVARLLLGEGNQPERRAS; encoded by the coding sequence ATGCATATTCTCGTCAAGGGGGCCGGCGTTGCCGGCCTCACCGTTGCCTGGCAGCTCTATCGACATGGTTTCCGGGTCAGCGTCGCTGATCAAGCCGACCGGATCGGTGCAGGCGCTTCCGGCTTTGCCGGCGGCATGCTGGCCCCATGGTGCGAAAGGGAAAGCGCGGAGGAGCCGGTCCTGGCGCTCGGCCGTCTTGCCGCCGATTGGTGGGAGGCAGCACTACCCGGCCATATCAATCGTCGGGGAACGCTTGTCGTGGCGGCCGGGCGCGATGCCGGCGAACTCGACCGCTTTTGTCGCCGGACAAGCGGATGGGAATGGCTGGACGAGCAGGCGATCGCGGCTCTTGAACCGGATCTCGCCGGCCGCTTCCGCAGGGCATTGTTCTTTCCGCAGGAAGCGCATCTCGATCCACGGCAGGCACTCGCGGGGCTGGCCGCCGGACTTGAAGAAGCCCGCATGCGTCTCACATTCGGCACCACGGGCGATGCTGACCTTGCCCATTACGATCGGGTGATCGACTGCACCGGGGCTGCTCAGATCGGCCTTCTGCCCGGCCTGCGCGGCGTTCGCGGAGAGATGCTCTGCGTCGAAACGAACGAAGTGACTCTCTCTCGCCCCGTTCGCCTGCTGCATCCGCGCTATCCGATCTATATCGTGCCGCGCGAAAGAAATCGTTTCATGATCGGGGCGACGATGATCGAAAGTGACGATACCGGCCCTATCACCGCGCGTTCGCTGATGGAGTTGCTGAATGCCGCCTACACCCTCAATCCTGCCTTCGGCGAGGCACGGGTGACGGAAACCGGCGCAGGCGTGCGGCCGGCTTATCCCGACAATCTGCCGCGTGTGACGCAGGAAGGGCGCACAGTCCATGTCAATGGTCTCTACCGCCACGGTTTTCTGCTGGCGCCTGCCATGGCAGGCGAGGTGGCGCGGCTTCTTCTTGGCGAAGGCAATCAACCGGAAAGGAGGGCATCATGA
- the thiC gene encoding phosphomethylpyrimidine synthase ThiC, translated as MNIVAPKLTPVVTTGPLPGSTKIAKPGTLYPDLRVPMREISLHPTSGEPPVTVYDSSGPYTDPTHTVSIDAGLPRLRESWIRARGDVEAYEGRVVKPEDNGFATGERLTPEFPLRSTPLKAKAGRAVTQLAYARAGIVTPEMEFIAIRENLGRQATKEALARDGESFGADVPDFVTAEFVRQEVAAGRAIIPANINHPEAEPMIIGRNFLVKINANIGNSAVTSSMAEEVEKMVWAIRWGADTVMDLSTGRNIHNIREWIIRNSPVPIGTVPLYQALEKVNGIAEDLTWEVYRDTLIEQAEQGVDYFTIHAGVRLAYIPLTVNRVTGIVSRGGSIMAKWCLHHHKESFLYEHFEEICDICRAYDVSFSLGDGLRPGSIADANDAAQFAELETLGELTKIAWARDCQVMIEGPGHVPMHKIKENMDKQLKVCGEAPFYTLGPLTTDIAPGYDHITSGIGAAMIGWFGTAMLCYVTPKEHLGLPDRSDVKTGVITYKIAAHAADLAKGHPAARIRDDALSRARFEFRWEDQFNLSLDPDTARSFHDETLPKEAHKVAHFCSMCGPKFCSMRISHDIRAEAQKEGLEAMAARYRDGGDLYMPVAEAAKTPAGE; from the coding sequence ATGAATATTGTTGCACCCAAGCTTACTCCGGTCGTCACCACCGGCCCGCTTCCGGGCTCGACCAAGATCGCCAAGCCCGGAACGCTCTATCCGGATCTGCGCGTGCCGATGCGCGAAATCAGCCTTCACCCGACCTCGGGCGAACCGCCGGTAACGGTCTATGACTCCTCCGGCCCCTATACCGACCCGACACATACGGTCTCGATCGACGCCGGGCTCCCGCGTTTGCGCGAGAGCTGGATCAGGGCGCGGGGCGACGTCGAAGCCTATGAAGGCCGTGTGGTGAAGCCTGAAGACAATGGTTTTGCCACAGGCGAACGGCTGACGCCGGAATTCCCCCTTCGCAGCACGCCGCTGAAGGCAAAGGCCGGCCGCGCCGTCACCCAGCTCGCCTATGCGCGTGCCGGCATCGTCACGCCGGAAATGGAGTTCATCGCCATCCGCGAAAACCTTGGCCGGCAGGCCACGAAGGAGGCGCTCGCTCGCGACGGCGAGAGCTTTGGCGCTGACGTTCCCGATTTCGTGACGGCCGAATTCGTGCGGCAGGAAGTGGCAGCCGGCCGGGCGATCATTCCAGCCAACATCAACCATCCGGAGGCCGAACCGATGATCATCGGCCGGAATTTCCTGGTGAAGATCAACGCCAATATCGGCAACTCGGCCGTTACCTCGTCGATGGCGGAAGAGGTGGAGAAGATGGTCTGGGCAATCCGCTGGGGTGCCGACACGGTCATGGACCTTTCCACCGGCCGCAACATTCACAACATCCGGGAATGGATCATCCGCAATTCGCCGGTTCCGATCGGAACGGTGCCGCTCTACCAGGCGCTGGAAAAGGTGAACGGCATAGCCGAGGATCTCACGTGGGAAGTCTATCGCGATACGCTGATTGAACAGGCCGAGCAGGGGGTCGATTATTTCACCATTCATGCGGGCGTGCGGCTTGCCTATATCCCGCTCACCGTCAATCGTGTCACCGGCATCGTCTCACGCGGCGGTTCGATCATGGCCAAGTGGTGTCTGCATCACCACAAGGAGAGCTTCCTCTATGAGCATTTCGAGGAAATCTGCGACATCTGCCGCGCCTATGACGTATCCTTCTCGCTTGGAGATGGTCTTCGCCCCGGCTCGATCGCCGATGCCAACGACGCCGCGCAATTTGCCGAGCTCGAAACCCTCGGCGAACTGACCAAGATCGCCTGGGCCAGGGATTGCCAGGTGATGATCGAAGGCCCCGGCCACGTGCCGATGCACAAGATCAAGGAGAATATGGACAAGCAGCTCAAGGTCTGCGGCGAGGCTCCCTTCTATACGCTCGGACCGCTGACGACCGATATCGCCCCCGGCTACGATCACATCACCTCCGGCATCGGAGCCGCAATGATCGGCTGGTTCGGAACGGCGATGCTCTGCTACGTCACGCCGAAGGAGCATCTGGGCCTGCCCGACCGCAGCGACGTCAAGACCGGTGTCATCACCTACAAGATTGCCGCGCATGCCGCCGACCTTGCCAAGGGCCATCCGGCCGCCCGCATCCGTGACGATGCACTGTCGCGGGCGCGCTTCGAATTTCGCTGGGAAGACCAGTTCAACCTCTCGCTCGACCCGGATACGGCGCGTTCCTTCCATGACGAGACCCTGCCGAAAGAGGCGCACAAGGTAGCGCATTTCTGTTCGATGTGCGGCCCGAAATTCTGTTCCATGCGCATTTCCCACGACATTCGCGCCGAAGCTCAGAAAGAAGGACTGGAAGCGATGGCTGCCAGGTATCGTGATGGCGGCGATCTCTACATGCCGGTCGCCGAGGCCGCGAAAACGCCTGCCGGAGAATGA
- a CDS encoding flotillin family protein, whose amino-acid sequence METLQYLSPMGWKAIEIAVTLIILAMLFRWSGVIRYIPNDRLGILEKLWSFRGSVDNGFIALYGEAGFQPDVVRGGLHFFMPFQYSMHRANLVTIPQGQIGYVFARDGEPLPPTQTLASNIDADDFQDVRSFLTKGGQKGPQRKILREGTYAINLAQFIVLTAQSTYAVNLNASEQRLFSDMSTLITERNGFEPVLIHDAEDLIGIVTIHDGPALPDGEIIAPTVANNPKDPNFHNNFQDPEKFLNAGGYRGRQLQVLADGSYFLNRIFATVELVEKTIIDVGTVGVVVSYTGRRSADISGQSYRHGELVETGARGVWSTPLLPGKYAFNTYAGNIIIVPTTNFVLKWTKEQFGEHRLDENLSEVSLITRDAFEPVLPLSVVVHIDYMKAPLVVQRFGDIKRLVEQTLDPMVSAYFKNIAQTKTLIELLQERSEIQRRSGDEMREKFSSYSLELQEVLIGTPRASNGQNSIEQILIQLRERQIAVEKVETYKLQEAAAIQERTLREKEALAEQQAKITTSALTIEISENEGKAQLARTRQQAETIQVTAKAEAEKVRLAGLGEADRIKAIALADAERIKATGLADAQKVRAVGLAEAEATEKKVAAFGGPDYQLHSQVLMRFAEAIENGKLPLVPQIQVAGAGGDKGGANGLVEMMLSMLVADRLGRQGAPAVVPAPAE is encoded by the coding sequence ATGGAAACCCTCCAATACCTTAGCCCGATGGGATGGAAGGCGATCGAAATCGCTGTCACCCTCATCATACTGGCCATGCTGTTCCGGTGGAGCGGAGTAATCCGCTATATCCCCAACGACAGGCTCGGCATCCTCGAAAAGCTGTGGAGCTTTCGCGGCTCCGTCGACAATGGCTTCATCGCGCTCTATGGCGAGGCCGGCTTTCAGCCGGATGTCGTGCGCGGCGGTCTGCATTTCTTCATGCCGTTCCAGTATTCGATGCATCGCGCCAACCTCGTGACCATTCCGCAGGGCCAGATCGGCTATGTCTTCGCCCGTGACGGCGAGCCGTTGCCGCCGACCCAGACGCTGGCCTCGAATATCGATGCCGATGATTTTCAGGATGTGCGCAGCTTTCTCACCAAGGGCGGCCAGAAGGGGCCGCAACGCAAGATCCTGCGCGAAGGCACATATGCCATCAATCTCGCGCAGTTCATCGTGTTGACCGCGCAATCAACTTATGCAGTCAACCTGAACGCGTCGGAACAAAGACTGTTTTCCGACATGTCCACTTTGATCACTGAGCGGAATGGCTTCGAGCCCGTCCTCATCCACGACGCCGAGGACCTGATCGGGATCGTCACCATCCATGACGGTCCGGCGCTGCCGGATGGCGAGATCATCGCGCCGACCGTTGCCAACAACCCGAAGGATCCGAACTTCCACAATAATTTCCAGGATCCGGAGAAGTTTCTCAATGCCGGCGGTTATCGCGGCCGGCAATTGCAGGTGCTTGCCGACGGCAGCTATTTCCTCAACCGCATCTTCGCGACCGTCGAACTGGTGGAAAAGACGATCATCGACGTCGGCACGGTGGGTGTCGTCGTCTCCTATACCGGCCGGCGAAGCGCGGATATTTCAGGTCAGTCTTATCGCCACGGCGAACTGGTCGAGACGGGCGCACGCGGTGTCTGGTCGACGCCGCTTCTGCCGGGCAAATATGCGTTCAACACCTATGCCGGCAATATCATCATCGTGCCGACCACAAACTTCGTGCTCAAATGGACGAAGGAACAGTTCGGCGAGCACCGGCTGGACGAAAACCTTTCAGAAGTGTCGCTGATCACCAGGGATGCGTTCGAACCGGTGCTGCCACTCTCGGTCGTCGTGCATATCGACTATATGAAGGCGCCGCTCGTCGTGCAGCGTTTCGGGGACATCAAACGGCTGGTCGAACAGACACTCGATCCGATGGTCTCGGCCTACTTCAAGAATATCGCTCAGACCAAGACCTTGATCGAACTGCTGCAGGAACGCAGCGAAATCCAGCGCAGATCCGGTGACGAAATGCGGGAGAAGTTTTCGTCGTATAGCCTCGAGCTGCAGGAGGTGCTGATCGGTACGCCTCGCGCCAGTAATGGCCAGAACAGCATCGAGCAGATCCTCATCCAGCTGCGCGAACGCCAGATCGCCGTCGAGAAGGTCGAGACTTATAAGTTGCAGGAAGCGGCGGCGATCCAGGAGCGCACATTGCGCGAGAAAGAAGCACTGGCCGAACAGCAGGCCAAGATCACGACGTCGGCGCTCACCATCGAGATCAGCGAGAACGAAGGCAAGGCGCAGCTCGCCCGCACCCGCCAGCAGGCCGAAACCATTCAGGTCACCGCCAAGGCAGAGGCCGAGAAGGTGCGCCTGGCCGGCCTCGGCGAAGCCGACCGGATCAAGGCGATCGCACTTGCAGATGCCGAGCGTATCAAGGCGACCGGCCTTGCCGATGCCCAGAAGGTACGCGCCGTCGGTCTGGCGGAAGCCGAGGCGACCGAGAAGAAGGTCGCGGCCTTCGGCGGTCCGGACTATCAGCTCCACTCGCAGGTGCTGATGCGCTTTGCCGAAGCGATCGAAAACGGCAAGCTGCCGCTCGTGCCGCAGATCCAGGTCGCCGGTGCCGGCGGCGACAAGGGCGGCGCCAACGGCCTGGTGGAAATGATGCTGTCGATGCTGGTCGCCGATCGGCTTGGACGACAGGGTGCCCCGGCTGTGGTGCCAGCGCCGGCCGAATAA
- a CDS encoding YciI family protein, with the protein MIVVRYAVCDPGKAAERSRLIEEHKAYLRGATIRIMLSGPSAPPAEGRASTAVVIAEVETLAEFEAFSAGDPFVGSGVYTSVDLFEWRPTFGILRESFRPAF; encoded by the coding sequence ATGATCGTTGTCCGCTATGCCGTATGCGACCCCGGCAAGGCGGCCGAACGTTCCCGATTGATCGAGGAACACAAGGCCTATCTGCGCGGCGCGACGATCCGCATCATGCTTTCCGGCCCGTCTGCACCGCCGGCCGAGGGCAGGGCTTCTACCGCCGTCGTAATTGCGGAAGTCGAAACGCTGGCCGAGTTCGAGGCGTTCAGCGCGGGAGATCCCTTCGTTGGCTCCGGCGTCTACACGAGCGTCGATCTATTCGAATGGCGGCCCACTTTCGGAATTCTGCGCGAGAGTTTCCGACCGGCGTTTTAG
- a CDS encoding dioxygenase codes for MPEYFSEERSAEAVNSRMGPDINPRLAEVMASLVKHLHAFAKDISLTQEEWELAIGFLTRTGHRCHDQRQEFILLSDTLGFSMLVDAINNRRPPGATENTVFGPFHIEGAPVRQMGENISLDGKGETCLFIGRVLDLDGHPIEGARIDVWSDNADGFYDVQQPDIQPKWNNRGIFITGADGAYSFVGIKPVSYPIPDDGPVGQMLASLGRHPYRPAHTHYLITAPGYQKLVTHTFVGNDPYLESDTVFGVKNSLVAPFERIDRPTVWRSDFDFVLTPIWNKQ; via the coding sequence GTGCCTGAATATTTCAGCGAAGAGAGATCCGCGGAAGCCGTCAATTCGCGGATGGGGCCGGACATCAATCCACGTCTGGCCGAAGTCATGGCGTCGCTTGTCAAGCATTTGCATGCCTTTGCCAAGGATATAAGCCTGACCCAGGAGGAATGGGAGCTGGCCATAGGCTTCCTGACCCGCACCGGTCATCGCTGTCATGACCAGCGACAGGAATTCATCCTGCTCAGCGATACGCTGGGTTTCTCGATGCTGGTGGATGCGATCAACAACCGGCGTCCGCCGGGCGCCACGGAAAATACCGTGTTTGGACCGTTTCACATCGAAGGGGCGCCCGTCCGCCAGATGGGCGAAAACATCTCGCTCGACGGCAAGGGTGAGACTTGCCTCTTCATCGGGCGAGTGCTGGATCTCGATGGTCATCCGATCGAGGGAGCCCGGATCGACGTATGGTCGGATAATGCCGATGGCTTCTACGACGTCCAGCAGCCGGATATCCAGCCGAAATGGAACAACCGGGGCATTTTCATCACCGGTGCAGATGGCGCCTATAGCTTCGTCGGCATCAAGCCGGTCTCCTATCCGATCCCGGATGACGGTCCGGTCGGCCAGATGCTGGCCTCGCTCGGTCGCCATCCCTACCGTCCCGCCCATACCCATTACCTGATCACGGCTCCAGGTTATCAGAAGCTCGTAACCCACACTTTTGTCGGCAACGATCCCTATCTGGAATCCGATACGGTGTTTGGTGTCAAAAACAGCCTGGTCGCGCCTTTCGAGCGTATCGATCGTCCGACGGTCTGGCGCTCCGATTTCGATTTCGTGCTGACGCCGATCTGGAATAAACAATGA